From Enterococcus mediterraneensis, the proteins below share one genomic window:
- a CDS encoding glycoside hydrolase family 1 protein produces MTEYKKEFPADFLWGGAVTATQTEGNWDVDGKGVTPPDLIAYEAGKVQNDLMSTAEINAAITDTVNYYPRRYAIDFYHTYPQDIALLKELGLNSFRTSINWARIFPNGDEEKPNEKGLAFYDKLIDELLKNGIEPIITISHFEMPINLSMKYKGWYSREVIDCYLKYCKVLFTHFKGRVKYWVPFDEMNLIHRESFSQFGMPSDLVENSLENKFIALHHKMLASSLAAKMAHDIDSANQIAAMVLSNFAYPASSKPEDVRAAQINDQLENYYLDVLVRGKYPGTVLRFIEEKGFNIGFQLEDKEIFEKGRADFISVSYYGNRTASEESIQYWPDPSVDNPHIKKNAWNWLEDPIGLRYTLNKLYDQYQLPIFLMELGTGLHDKVEDGKIHDEERVKFFAENLYQLKETIYDGVPIMGCLTWGPIDIVSNASAQMSKRYGFIYVDIDDHGNGSGMRLKKDSFYWLQETIKENGKNI; encoded by the coding sequence ATGACTGAATATAAGAAAGAATTTCCAGCAGATTTTTTGTGGGGCGGTGCAGTGACCGCTACACAAACAGAAGGTAATTGGGATGTTGACGGCAAAGGTGTAACACCACCGGATTTGATTGCATATGAAGCAGGTAAAGTACAGAATGATTTGATGTCTACAGCAGAGATCAACGCGGCAATTACAGATACAGTGAATTATTATCCTCGGAGATATGCTATTGATTTTTATCATACCTATCCCCAAGATATCGCATTATTAAAAGAACTTGGACTTAATTCTTTTAGAACATCAATAAATTGGGCTCGGATTTTTCCAAATGGTGATGAAGAGAAACCAAATGAAAAAGGACTCGCTTTTTATGACAAATTGATCGATGAGTTGCTGAAAAATGGCATCGAACCGATTATAACGATCTCTCATTTTGAAATGCCTATAAATTTATCTATGAAGTATAAAGGATGGTATTCACGAGAAGTGATTGATTGTTACTTAAAATACTGTAAGGTTTTATTTACTCACTTTAAGGGCAGAGTGAAATATTGGGTTCCTTTTGATGAAATGAACTTGATTCATCGGGAGTCATTTAGCCAGTTTGGGATGCCGAGTGATCTAGTAGAAAACTCATTGGAAAATAAATTCATCGCTTTGCATCATAAAATGCTTGCATCTAGCTTGGCTGCTAAAATGGCTCACGATATAGACAGCGCTAATCAAATTGCTGCCATGGTTTTATCCAACTTTGCTTATCCTGCTTCAAGCAAACCGGAAGACGTACGAGCAGCTCAAATAAATGACCAATTGGAAAACTACTATCTAGATGTATTGGTTCGAGGCAAATATCCAGGAACGGTTCTCCGTTTTATTGAAGAAAAAGGCTTTAATATTGGTTTTCAACTAGAAGATAAAGAAATATTTGAAAAAGGACGGGCAGATTTTATCAGTGTTTCTTACTACGGTAATCGAACAGCTTCCGAAGAAAGTATCCAATATTGGCCTGATCCCTCTGTAGACAATCCACATATCAAGAAAAACGCGTGGAACTGGTTAGAAGATCCTATTGGTTTGCGATATACATTAAATAAACTCTATGACCAGTATCAATTACCGATATTTTTAATGGAATTGGGTACAGGATTGCACGACAAAGTTGAGGATGGAAAAATCCATGATGAAGAGAGAGTTAAGTTCTTTGCAGAAAACTTGTATCAACTAAAAGAAACGATTTATGATGGTGTGCCAATCATGGGCTGTTTAACTTGGGGGCCGATAGATATTGTCAGTAATGCATCAGCACAAATGAGCAAACGATATGGTTTTATCTACGTTGATATTGATGATCATGGAAATGGCAGCGGTATGAGATTGAAAAAAGACAGTTTCTACTGGCTGCAAGAAACGATAAAGGAAAACGGGAAGAATATCTAA
- a CDS encoding acyl-CoA thioesterase, translated as MEEYHYCRTSRAIQTHRIFPFDLNPFGFLFGGKLMTLIDDTASISVTRHCRRGAVTASLDNLNFLKPLHENHSVCVESYVSGTHHKSMEVFVKVIGENLTTGERYLAATCFTTFVAVPSHMNEEIEFVVPKVEPETEEEKMVCAGYEKRRQHRLQERDEYKEFASLLTTDLPWADN; from the coding sequence TTGGAAGAATATCATTATTGCCGAACCTCTCGGGCAATCCAAACTCATCGGATCTTCCCTTTTGATTTGAATCCATTTGGTTTTTTGTTTGGTGGGAAGCTGATGACATTGATCGATGATACAGCTTCGATCTCTGTGACACGTCATTGCCGAAGAGGCGCAGTGACCGCTTCACTGGATAACTTAAATTTTTTAAAACCGTTGCATGAAAATCACTCTGTCTGTGTGGAATCATATGTGTCAGGGACCCATCATAAATCAATGGAAGTGTTTGTCAAAGTGATTGGTGAAAATCTGACGACAGGAGAACGGTATCTAGCGGCAACCTGCTTTACGACATTTGTGGCAGTTCCTTCTCATATGAATGAGGAAATTGAATTTGTGGTGCCGAAAGTTGAACCGGAGACCGAGGAAGAAAAGATGGTCTGTGCTGGATATGAAAAGCGACGGCAGCATCGGTTGCAGGAACGGGATGAATACAAGGAGTTTGCTTCGCTGTTAACAACAGATTTACCGTGGGCGGATAATTAA
- a CDS encoding DUF234 domain-containing protein: MYRGRIIKQEKASELFFGSLFSFHKFVFQNKELIERGDGFSYAKRRVLPLLSDFVGKPAFEESALDYLVRKNSEEELPLIATFFGAWWGNDPVKKIPTDVDVVVADEIDKKNSPWRMQVAK, encoded by the coding sequence ATTTACCGTGGGCGGATAATTAAGCAAGAAAAAGCGTCGGAACTGTTTTTTGGTTCTTTATTTAGTTTTCATAAATTTGTTTTTCAAAATAAGGAGCTAATAGAACGTGGTGACGGATTTAGTTATGCTAAACGTCGTGTACTTCCATTACTATCTGATTTCGTGGGAAAACCAGCATTTGAAGAGAGTGCCCTAGATTATTTGGTTCGCAAAAATAGTGAAGAGGAGCTCCCATTGATTGCAACATTTTTTGGTGCTTGGTGGGGGAATGATCCGGTCAAAAAAATACCGACAGATGTTGATGTCGTCGTCGCAGATGAAATAGACAAAAAAAATTCTCCTTGGCGAATGCAAGTGGCGAAATGA
- a CDS encoding ATP-binding protein, whose product MFLGEETEFETLQRLYGKKIFQMAVVYGRRRIGKISLLHEFIKDKNSLYLPVEEMNDSLNLKKFSRLLGETLEHLKISVIQRF is encoded by the coding sequence ATGTTTTTAGGAGAAGAAACAGAGTTTGAAACTCTCCAACGGCTGTACGGGAAGAAGATATTTCAAATGGCTGTTGTTTATGGACGCCGTCGTATTGGAAAGATTTCCTTGCTACATGAATTTATTAAGGATAAAAATTCACTCTATCTGCCTGTGGAAGAAATGAATGATTCGCTGAATTTAAAAAAGTTTTCAAGATTGCTAGGAGAAACGTTGGAACACCTAAAAATCTCGGTAATCCAACGTTTCTGA
- a CDS encoding MFS transporter, whose translation MYLQKKIHLTSAVLATGVMSFAGVLIETAMNVTFPTLIEEFSLSTSLVQWITTIYLLMISIVVPLSTYLHKNFSIRTLFLVSNMAFLAGLFTDFIAPNFAILLLGRLLQGIATGIALPLMFHIILTYAPLNQRGTMMGLGTLTTSIAPAIGPTYGGILTSALSWHYIFIFLVPVLLLSLSLGLYAIPEKKVIKTGRLDLLSLLGLVLLFSGSLIFLSLLGEPLSWLALLIGVCGAGLFYLRTLHLDHPLLKLTVFKNKAFSLFLFSFLVYQFLLLGISFVLPNFIQIVQGQSAFVAGLAMLPGATIGAVLSPISGKILDQAGPKKPILIGLMLAIIGWSALLIFLGISPLWGLIAGHVFYMIGLGLSYSNLMTTGMNSLPPELQNDGNAIFNTLQQFSGAIATSLVAVVINFFQAHSAKTYQAATITGSQVALGILLFLLLISLAGCFYQFSKRDASF comes from the coding sequence CCCTTGTCCAGTGGATCACAACGATTTATCTTTTGATGATTTCAATCGTTGTGCCCTTATCGACCTATCTTCATAAAAATTTCAGCATACGTACATTGTTCCTAGTATCCAATATGGCTTTTCTTGCTGGCCTGTTTACTGATTTTATTGCACCGAATTTCGCGATACTGTTGTTAGGAAGATTATTACAAGGGATTGCTACGGGGATCGCTTTGCCGTTGATGTTTCATATTATCTTGACCTATGCGCCGTTGAATCAACGAGGAACCATGATGGGCCTTGGCACCCTGACTACTTCGATTGCACCGGCGATCGGACCAACTTATGGCGGAATTCTGACCTCTGCGCTTTCTTGGCATTATATTTTTATTTTCTTAGTTCCGGTACTGCTGCTCTCCCTTAGCCTGGGTTTATATGCGATTCCTGAAAAAAAAGTCATCAAAACTGGCCGGTTAGATCTACTCAGCCTTTTAGGATTGGTTCTTTTATTTAGCGGCAGTCTGATTTTTCTAAGTCTTTTAGGAGAACCGCTCAGTTGGCTAGCACTATTGATTGGCGTGTGTGGCGCAGGATTATTTTATCTACGTACACTACATCTAGACCACCCTTTGCTAAAATTAACTGTTTTTAAAAATAAAGCGTTTAGTCTTTTTCTATTCAGCTTCTTAGTTTATCAATTTTTATTATTGGGCATTTCGTTTGTGTTACCTAATTTTATTCAAATTGTTCAAGGTCAAAGCGCATTTGTTGCTGGTTTAGCTATGCTGCCGGGGGCTACGATCGGCGCGGTTCTTTCACCGATCTCAGGAAAAATTTTAGATCAAGCAGGCCCTAAAAAACCGATCCTCATCGGCTTAATGTTGGCAATAATCGGCTGGTCTGCTCTGCTTATTTTCTTAGGAATCAGTCCTTTATGGGGGTTGATTGCAGGGCATGTCTTTTATATGATCGGTTTAGGATTATCTTATAGTAACTTGATGACAACTGGGATGAACTCGCTCCCTCCTGAGTTACAAAATGACGGCAATGCGATTTTCAATACATTGCAGCAATTTTCCGGAGCGATCGCAACCTCCCTCGTTGCCGTAGTGATCAATTTTTTCCAAGCTCACAGCGCCAAAACCTACCAAGCAGCAACTATTACTGGCTCCCAGGTTGCTCTGGGAATTTTGTTGTTCTTGCTTCTGATCAGTTTAGCCGGTTGTTTTTACCAATTTTCTAAACGTGATGCTTCATTCTGA